A segment of the Natrinema sp. SYSU A 869 genome:
TCGTCGGCTACCCGATCTGCGAGTGGACCGACAACTGGTACACCGTCCAGTGCGTCGAGGAGCACGACAACCTCTCCGGGATCGTCATGCTCGATCAGTTCGCCGACGGGGCCGCCGACCTGCTGCGGTCGCAGATGGCCGTCAACGGCATTCTCGGGTTCCGGCTGGGCGCGATCTGCCCGTACGACCGCATGTGGGAGACGTTCGATCCGACGGGTAGCTGGCTGCGCGACGCGATCGACGAGACCGAGTTCTGGACGGCCGCCCAGGAGACCGACGCGCTGGTCCAGATCCTGGCCCACGTCGACCAGCTCGAGCAGGTGATCGACCTCGTCGAGACCTACCCCGATCTCACCTACGCGCTCGATCACTTCTGTCACGCCGGCCCCGACGTCCCGCCCGAAGACGCGCTCGGCACGCTCGAGCCCCTCGCCGGCGATGAGTACGACGTCGCCGTGAAGATTTCCGAGGTCGTCCACCGCTCCGAGGAAGAGTTTCCCTACGCCGACATGCACGACCACGTCCGCTGGCTGCTCGAGACGTTCGGCCGCGAGCGGGTCGTCTGGGGGTCCGACTTTCCGAACGTCAGCGACGAGGCGACCTACGAAGAGAGTCTGCGGTGGCTCGAACACGTCGACTGTCTCTCGAAAAAAGACCGAAACTGGCTCACCGATCGGTCGATGCGGGAGCTATGTGGGCTCTGACCGTTACTCGCCGACGACGTGGTTCTCAAGCGTGCCGATCCCCTCGACTTCGGCTTCAACCGTGTCACCGGGCGAGAGCAGTTCCGGCGGATCGCGGAAGATGCCGACGCCGCCCGGCGTTCCGGTCGAGATCACGGTTCCCGGCTGCAACGTCATTCTGTGACTGAGGAACTCGATGGCGTCGCCGACGTCGAAGATGAACTCCGCAGTCGAGGACGCCTGTTTCACCTCGCCGTTGACTCGAAGTTCGACGCCGACGTCGTTGGCGTCGATCGCTTCGGGTGCGGTCAGGGCCGGTCCCATCGGTGCGAACGTGTCGTAGCTCTTGCCCCGGAAGAACTGCCCGTCCTCGAACTGGGCGTCGCGCGCGCTGACGTCGTTGACGACCGTGTAGCCCGCGACGTACTCCTCGGCCTCGTCGGCCGAGACGTCGCAGGCGGTCCGGCCGATGACGACGCCGAGTTCGACCTCGTAGTCGACCTGCTCGACGTCGTCCGGGTGGACGATCGGCGCGTCGGGATCGGTGACGCTCGAGGGGGATTTCGCGAAGAGCATCGGCTTGTCAGGTATCTCTTCGTCCTGCTCTTCGGCGTGATCGTAGTAGTTCAGGCCGACACAGATGATCTGCTCGACCGACGGAATCGGGACCAGCCGGTCCTCTGGCTCGTCGATTTCCGGGAGTTCCCCCGTCTCGACGGCGCGACGGACGCGGCGACGGTAGCCGGGCGTAGCGAGGTCCTCGATCGTCGGTTCTCCGAAGCGGTCCAGTGCATACGTCTGGTCGTCGACGGTAACGCCCCAGCGGACGCCACCGCTGGTCGCGAATCGAACGAATTGCATCGTATCGAAATTCCTGTCCTAGATCTTGAATCTTTCTCTCGGCTCGCGGGCGCGGACGGACCGCGCCCGCCCGGTCACTCAGACTCGTCCGGTGCAACGAGCGAGATCGGATGAGATGGCTGGCGGGCGAGGAGTCCGTCCAGTTGCTCGAGACACGACGTCCCGCTCGCGACGACCGTTCGATCGGCGGCCTCGGGTGCCTCGAACTGTTCTCCAAGTCTCTCACCGACGTCCATGCTCAGCTCGTAGTACTCGCTCTTGTAGCCGAAGCTCCCCGCCATGCCACAGCACTCGACGTCGGAGGTGAGAACGTCGTACCCCAGTCGATCGAGGACATCTGTCGTGTAAGTCTCGAGTTCGAGCGTCCGCTGCTGGCAGTGGGAGTGATACGCGATGTCGGAGTCGACGGCGTCCGCACCGTCGACGCCACGCAGTGGCGCAGGATCGGCCCCGTTCTCGAGTAGGCCGTAGACGTACTCGAACACCTCGTAGCTGCGCTTGGCGAGCGCCTCGTAGCGTTCCTCGTCGAGGAGTCGTTCGTATTCGCCGCGGAACATCGCGAGATCGCTGGGTTCGATCACGACAACGTCGTAGCCCGCCTCGAGGTGGGACTCGAGGTCGGCGGAGACGTCGCGAGCGTGGTCTTCCGCGGTGGCGATCATCCCCTGCGAGAGGGGGGCGCGGCCGGAGGAGGCGACGTCAGGGACCTCGACCGCGACGCCCAGCGCCTCGAGCGTTCGGACGGCCGCCTTCCCGCGGTCGGTCCGGATGTAGTTCGTGTAGAGGTCGGGGTAGACGACCGCGTGGTAGTCGGCGTCGACGGGACGGGGCTCGTCCCGGTTCCGGAACCACTCGACGAACGTCTCGCGCTCGAATCGGGGCAAGTCGCGGCGGCGATCGACGCCGATACCCCGTTCCATGAGCGCTCTCGAGGGCAGCGTGTCCGCGACCCAGTTCGATACGGGTGCGGTCGCGGACCCGAGTTTCGCCAGCGTCGAGAAGTTACCGAAGAAGCGCTTTTGCAGGTCGAGGCCCGCGGGCTCCTCGTCCGGGGTGAGCCCCTCGACGAGGAAGTCGAGTTCGCCGTCTTCGGCCCCACGATTGCGCCGATCGCGGACGACCGTGTTGATCCACGGGATGTCGATCTTCACCGGACACTGGTTGACACACCGCGAGCAGCCGGTACAGAGGTCGTTGAACTCGTCGGCCGACTCCTGGCCGTGGACGCCGGCCTCCCAGCCGGTCGCGATGCCCCCCGAATAGGTCTCGCCGCCGAAGACGTGGCCACCGACGGACTGGAAGTTCGCACACGAGTTCGCACAGGCCGAACACCGGATGCAGTAGAGCGTCTCCCGGAGCTGGTCGTCGTCACGCATGTCCATCCGACCGTTGTCCAGCAAGACGAGGTGGAAGTCCCGATCGTTCGGGTCGTCGGCGATCGGCTCGTCGTCGTCGAAGTCGACCGGCGGCGTCGAGACCGGCGGCGAGAAGAGGGAGACGTAGGAGGTGATATCTTGCCCTGTCCCCGAGCGCGCGATCAGTTCGACGAACGGCTGGAGATCCTCGAACGTCGGGATGATCTTCTCGACGCCCGCCACCGCGACGTGCGTGTCGGGTACGGCGATGGTCTTGCGAGCGTTGCCCTCGCTGGTCACCAGCGCCATCGTTCCCGTGTCCGCCGTCACGAAGTTCGCACCGGTCACACCGATGTCCGCGTCCTCGATCCGCTCTCCGAGGTACTCTCGGGCGAACGCGGTCAGT
Coding sequences within it:
- a CDS encoding amidohydrolase family protein, producing the protein MVLDTHTHAWARPNRDHPWVNGPLVETVDEFDVDTVYTAEKLRADMDDVGVDEAIVVGYPICEWTDNWYTVQCVEEHDNLSGIVMLDQFADGAADLLRSQMAVNGILGFRLGAICPYDRMWETFDPTGSWLRDAIDETEFWTAAQETDALVQILAHVDQLEQVIDLVETYPDLTYALDHFCHAGPDVPPEDALGTLEPLAGDEYDVAVKISEVVHRSEEEFPYADMHDHVRWLLETFGRERVVWGSDFPNVSDEATYEESLRWLEHVDCLSKKDRNWLTDRSMRELCGL
- a CDS encoding fumarylacetoacetate hydrolase family protein; the encoded protein is MQFVRFATSGGVRWGVTVDDQTYALDRFGEPTIEDLATPGYRRRVRRAVETGELPEIDEPEDRLVPIPSVEQIICVGLNYYDHAEEQDEEIPDKPMLFAKSPSSVTDPDAPIVHPDDVEQVDYEVELGVVIGRTACDVSADEAEEYVAGYTVVNDVSARDAQFEDGQFFRGKSYDTFAPMGPALTAPEAIDANDVGVELRVNGEVKQASSTAEFIFDVGDAIEFLSHRMTLQPGTVISTGTPGGVGIFRDPPELLSPGDTVEAEVEGIGTLENHVVGE
- a CDS encoding LUD domain-containing protein — protein: MASERSRKAERIRHVMETEGDSVERNARGFNEGRYESVARLEDYDAYKDRARAIKEDAIERLPELIEGVREAVEANGGTVYVADDAADANRYVRELARERAAETVVKSKSMTTEEIDLNEHLKAEDCEVWETDLGEFVLQVADEAPSHLVAPAIHQSREEIATLFNEYFEPEEDLETAEELTAFAREYLGERIEDADIGVTGANFVTADTGTMALVTSEGNARKTIAVPDTHVAVAGVEKIIPTFEDLQPFVELIARSGTGQDITSYVSLFSPPVSTPPVDFDDDEPIADDPNDRDFHLVLLDNGRMDMRDDDQLRETLYCIRCSACANSCANFQSVGGHVFGGETYSGGIATGWEAGVHGQESADEFNDLCTGCSRCVNQCPVKIDIPWINTVVRDRRNRGAEDGELDFLVEGLTPDEEPAGLDLQKRFFGNFSTLAKLGSATAPVSNWVADTLPSRALMERGIGVDRRRDLPRFERETFVEWFRNRDEPRPVDADYHAVVYPDLYTNYIRTDRGKAAVRTLEALGVAVEVPDVASSGRAPLSQGMIATAEDHARDVSADLESHLEAGYDVVVIEPSDLAMFRGEYERLLDEERYEALAKRSYEVFEYVYGLLENGADPAPLRGVDGADAVDSDIAYHSHCQQRTLELETYTTDVLDRLGYDVLTSDVECCGMAGSFGYKSEYYELSMDVGERLGEQFEAPEAADRTVVASGTSCLEQLDGLLARQPSHPISLVAPDESE